The genomic DNA TAGAGCTGGCCGGCCAGTCTGCCAGAGCGGCCCACCTGTTGCAAGAGCAAGCGGATAGCAAAGGGGGAGACGCAGCCGAGCAGAATGACAGGGATAGCGAAGAGCAAGATCACGGCGGCAAGGGAGCCGATGAAGACGCTGGCCGAGTAGGTGGCAAAGGCCTTGAGCGACCAGAGCAGGATCGGACGCGCGATATAGGGAATCAGGCCGATAGTGAAGGCTGCGATAGTGGTAATCAGGTAGAAGACGACAGGCCGGGGGAAACGATCGGCCAGGCGTCCACCCAGATAGTAGCCCGAGGTCAGATAGAGCAAGATAAGGCCGATCAGGGCTGCCCAGACAAACTGCGAGGAACCAAAATAAGGGGCAAGCAGACGCGAAGCGGCCATCTCAACCCCCAGCGAAGCAGCCCCGGCCACAAAGACAACTAAGACCAGCAGCCACTTTTGCAGAGGATGCGCTGCCGCTGGTGCAATGCTCTCTTCCAGGTGTGGCTTTTGCTCATCTGAGGTGACCGTTGTCATGACAGCAACTCTCTTTCAACAATTTGGCGATCTGGCATGAAGCCTTTCTTCTCGATCGGTGTGCTGAGAGCGAGGGCCGAGGGCCGGCGCTGCCGTGGTCGCCGCCGTGAGTCGGCTCATGAGGGTGATCATATTAAAAAGCAGGCGGACAGACAACAATACAATGATGTTCAGCTGAGAGCGCAGGTGCACTTGTAGGAGCCGGCCCCTGCTCTGGCGTCACTGACTGACGGGGGCACAGCTCACTTTGGGTTGAGCAGCTGTCACCCTGTGCCGCGCTCTGCTATTGCTGCTGCTCCGCTGCGGCCTCGACTGGCGAGGGCCGCCCTGTGATGTGTCTGGCTGGCTAGCGCCTTGCTCTCCTTCGCTGCTACCTATGATATCATGCTGGCTCAGACTTTGCCCACCTGCCCGCTGCTCACAGGCGGCAAAGCAAAAGGCTGCAGCGTGTCACACTGCAGCCTGCTTGAATTATCCGTTCTCCTGTTGCCTCAGCGCATCCTGACCAGGGAGGCGCTTATTGAAGCTGTGGAGAGGAGAGGCCAGCAGAGGCCAGCATCACCGGGATGAGGTGATCATGGCTCTAGCGCGGCTCTGCTTGCCGGCGCGCCTGTAAGAATGCAAGAACCAGTGATCCAATCAAGACACCCAAGAGGATCATTTCCATCGTGCTAAAAGTACGACGTCCCGCCATGAGACGACTCCTTTCTCCGTGGCTCTACTCGCCTGCGCTAAGAAGGATTGCACCCTATCTTTTGCCGAAGGCAAGCGTGCTGAGGCTCCGTTAGCGCACCCATAGCTCTTGGGGGTAGCCTATGCTATCCTTGCCATAGACACGCACCAGATGAAAATGTTGTGCCACCCAATTATGATACTCCTCGATCTCGGGTAAACGAAAGCGCGAGCTGAAGAAGAGCACAGCCCGCACCTGGGGCTGCTGGCTGGCAGTGATCAGGTCCTGGAGAGTCAGGTAGCCAGTGTGAATGCGCACCGAGGAGGGGTCCACGAGCCAGGGCGGGGTATCCCGTCCAGCGAGCGCCACCGCCAGCGGCTCATCGCTGATCACCATCTCGCCTGGTTGGGTGAAATGCTCTAGATCCCTGGCCACGAGCTGGAGCGGCTCCATTGGCATCACAGGGTGAGGTGGCTGGAGAAAATAGAGCACGTCCTGGCTGAGAGCACCGGCACAGGTGAGCACCAGGACGATCACCATGATCGAGCTGGCCAGCGAGAAGCGACGCTGGCTCTGCTGATCGCTGCTGTCTCGGAGCCGGCGACTGAGCGCGGCAAGATCGGGAGACCCTAAAGCGCTCAGTCCCACAAGCGGCGGCACCAGCGCAACCAGATGGTGAACAAAGAGGGGGCGTTGCTCCAGCAGAACAATGAGCGTTCCCCCCAACCAGAGCAGCAACGGTATGACACGCCAATCCCGGCGCAGACCAGCCACAATTGTTCCTGCCAGACCTGCCAGTGTCAGGGGCGTCAGCAGGCCCTGTGCTAACAGTGGCAGGGTGAGCGTACGGAACGTGTAGCGAAAGTCTATGCTTGACTGAGTATGAAAAGAGAAGATACTCTGGAACATCACGGGAAAGGAGCCGATGAACGGTACGAAGAGCAAGAGCGCGACCAGCACGAAGGCCAGCATGCCGGCTACCGGCGCCCAGAAGGTGAGGCTGCGAGCCGGGAGGGCCTCGCCTTGGGGCCGGCGGATCAAGTGCCAGAAGCGAATCAGTGCCAGCGTCCCGGCAGGGAGAAGAGCGGGTACAACCAGGAATTTGGTGAGGATGCTGAGCGCCAGGATCGCCCCGCTCAGGACTGCCAGGATCAGGCCGCGCCACCCTGCAGGCTTTTGCCACCAGTGAAAGGCCAGGCCGACGGCCAGTAGCGACAGCGCGACCGATGGACCATCTGCCTGCAGAACGCGCGATTCGTTGAGAAACGATACACTGGTCAATGTTAAGAGCAAGGCCACAAAGGCTCCTGTATAGCCAGAGAGAGCCTTGCCAAGTAACCAGGCACCGAGCAGACCGCAGAGCGAGAGCAGAGCAATGCCCAGGCGTCCCGCCCACAGAGTCTGACCGGCCAGGGCGTAGACTGGAAAGACTGCTTCCAGAAAGGCCGGTGGCTGCGAATAGAAGATCTGGCTATAGAGAGCAAAGCCGTGGCTCATAGCGCGCAACGACTGCAGGTAGACCCCTTCGTCAAAATCGCGCTCTAGTGGCTGTCCCAACCGATAGAGACGCATACCCAGGCCAAGGGCGAGCAAGAGGCATAGCCCTGCCCAGCACAACCAGCGCCTGGGTGCGTTCTGGGGTCTATGCGTCGTGGACATGGGGGCCCGGCTATCCACGATGACCTCGTTGGTCATAGGCTTGTAACCCTCAAGCAGTTCTGGGTTCTCTCTTCGAGAGACGCATTTCACTATACACTACAATAGCGCAAAGGTCACCATCTTGAGAGAAATGGCCTGGTCTGCTTCGAGGGTGTGCAAAAAGATCACGCGATCAGAGCAACAGCGTGAGCGCCTGGCAACGGGGGGAGAGGAAGAAAAGCACAACAGTAGCAAGCTCTCCTTCCTCTCTCCCTCTCAGCCAGAGCCCTGGAGTCTGTGAGGGGGTTGGGCTTACGATTGCGTGGCCTCGGGAGTGGAAGCTTCATCTGCGGCGTGGCCGTTGCTGGCTGGCAGCCTGGCGGCGAGCGTGGCTACGTGGCCATCGCCATCGGTCTGCTCTTGACTCAGACCAAGCACTGGTGCCAGCTCGGGCAGCAGCTGGACGGTCACGCGGTGGGCGTCGGCCTCATTGATCAGCTCCTCGACCTCCTCGGGGGTCAGCTCTTCGCGCTCAATCAGGGACTCTGCCACAGCGATCACCGCCTCGCGGTGCTCCTGCAGCAGGAGTTTGACGGCCTTGAACTGCGATTGAAGCACAGTTTCGATGCGCTCTTGGAGTGCAGACAGTGACGGCGCTGCAGTGGGTGTAGCGCCTGGCTCTGCAGACTGAGGGACGAGGGAGCCATAGGAGACCAGGGTCCCGTCCATGCCATAGAGGCCGATGTAGGAAGCGGCCAGCGCGGTGGCCTGCTGCAGATCACCAATGGCCCCATTCAGCTGAGTATTCAGAAACAGCTCCTCGGCGGCGCGGGAGGCGAGCATCATCTGGATATGAGCGAGGATCTCCTCCTTGCTCATCGTGACAATCGTCTCCTTGGGTCGAGGAAGGGCAAAGGCGGCCGCATCCTCGAGGCTACTGCGCTGATGAATCGTCACAAAGGGCGGCAGGTAGCGCTCTAGCAGGTAGTAAGAAGCGACCGCATGACCGGCCTCATGGTAGGCCAGGCGCCGTCGTTCCAGGAGCGAGAGGTTGCTCTCCCGGCGATAGCCCAGCTCATGGATATCCTGGGCCTCGATAATATCCTGATAATGCACCTCATCGCGTCCAGAGAAGTAGGCGATGATCACCGCCTCGTTAATGACATGTTTAATCTCCACAGGCGTGTAGCCCGCCATGCGGTAGACCAGGGCACTGATTGAGATGTTGGGATCATGCTTAACCTTCTGCAGATAGTACTCGATGACCTCACCGCGGTACTTATCCGTGGGTGGGGCCACGTGGATACGCCGATCGAAACGTCCCGGGCGCAGCAGGGCTGGATCAAGGCTCTCGGGCAGATTGGTCGCCCCGATGGTCAAGACTGGCTCGCGCTGGACTCGCCCGTGGTAGAGGCCGAGGACGCGCAGAATTTTCCTAAACCAGCCTGTTTCGACCGGCGGCGGGTCCAGCTCCATCAGCAGTTGGTTAAGAGAGCCACCGGTGCTCATAAAGCCGAAGAGGCCGCCCCCCATACCCGGGACTGGTGTGCGGCCCTGGCTCGTGCGCGAAGTTCCCAGCGCATCGATCTCGTCCAGGAAGAGAATGCAGGCCCCGTACTCTCGCGCCAGTTTACGCGCCCGCCGATAGAGTCGCATAATAATCAGGACATCGATGCCCCAGAACATATTGCGGAAGCTGGCGGCGCTGGCGTAACCGAAGGGAACCTGGGCTTCGCTGCTGATACACTGGGCCAGATAGCTTTTACCGGTGCCGGGTGGGCCGGAAAGCAGCAATCCACGGATGGGTTGGCCGCCCATCTCGCGAAACTCTTTAATTCCCTGAAGAATGGCCACGATCCGCCTGGCCTGCTCCAGCACCTCCGGGTTGCCCTTATAGTCCTGAAAGCCAACGCCCGTCTCGCCCGGCATCAGCCAGTAGAGGCGGGGACGTCCTAGGAACCAGAAGAGGGCGATAAATTGGATCAGGATATAGAAGATGGCAAAGGCGATCTGCAGCAGGTAGGCGAAGAGAGCCCCTGGGGAAGGGGCGCTCAACTGGGGGAAGATAGCGCTGAAAAAGTACCAGAGGACAAGCCCCCCGAGCAGGAGCCAGAACCAGTTGTGACGCACGAAGCGGCCAAACTGATCGAGACCCCGGTCGATAGACTTATCCAGCTCGGTCTGCTTCTCAAAGTGTTTCTCGGTCGCCATGGCAGTCCCCTTTTCTTTCACTAACTGGGGTCGGCGAGTGACCTCTGGCTGATAGCTCACATCGCCAACTCTGGCCATCTCGCCTGGGCTCAGGGAGTCGCAGACGCGAGGCCCTGCCGTACCATCGACGCACTACCTAGCTAAGAGCGTTTCGGAAGCTCACGAGGCTGAGAGCGAGCAGCATCCCGCCGTTCTGCGCGATAGTGGTAAAGTGCCAGAGCATGTAGCCACTGGTTCCTCCACCCGGACCGCGGGCCCCAAGGCTCACGCTCACCAGGCTGTCAATAGTCGTGTCTGACTGTTGATAGGCCCCCACGACGTGGATGTCGCGCCAGACCAGATTGGTCTGCTTCTCGCTGTACTGGCTGACCAGCTCGGCTGGATCAGGGGGTTGAGCCATGATCAGCGTCGATTGCAGCATGTGCATCGTGGCCACGTCGCCATCGCGCAGGGCATAGAGCCAGTCTTTGACTTTATCGCCGCCACCATCGCCACCATTGATGTGGAAGTTGAACTGATCCTGGGCAATGCCTAGCGGCCACTCCCCTGTCAGCGCGTAATTGGTCAGTGTGGCGGTAGCCAGAAAGATCACCACGACGACCAGGCTCAGCAACTTGTGGCTGCGAACCTGACTGATCACGTAGTAGATGGCTTTGATCGGCGGGCGCAAGAATGCCTTAATCTTGCGCGCCAGTGGCCTCTCTCCCAGGCGCGGGTGCAGAGGGGTGGCTCTCGACTGCTTTTGCTCGCTCGGCTTCGCTTCTGGTAATCGCGGATATGTCGGTGAAGGATGAAGCATAGGACGTGCTCCTGCAGATAAAGTCGGAGCGGATGGGGTGCCCGCTCCAGTGCTATCCGCTCGCCGTGACGTTCCCCCGGCCTGCTGTCGCTGCTTTTGCTCGTTCTCCGGCTTTTAACGACCCTTGCGCTGTGATGGCCTCCCTCTCTCCCTCCCGGTGAGAGCAGGGCGGTCGCCTTATGTTGACTGTATTGTACGGTCTGCTACTCTGCCTGACAAGTGATTCCTGGGAGCAATTTGGAGCAATGTGCCCACTGCTTTCAAGGTGACGGCCACCTGACAAGCGACTGGCGTTTTGCTCCCGACTCGTGCGATAATAGCCCCCGGCAGCAAGCTGACCGCAATCTTTGTGTTGAAGGCGGATGGAGCATGATGCGCAGTGGGCGCTATCGCCGAAGGCACAGCAGCCGCGGCAGGCGCAAGGGCCAGGAAAGCCGTCGCCCCTCTCGGCGCTACGGCAGAGCGGGGTCACAGTGGCAGAGTCGTTGGCTGGTCTTGACGCTGGCCGCGCTGATCGTGGCCGCCTTGTTGTGGCTCCTCTTTGATCCCGTCGCTCTAGAGGAGGAGGGCCACTATGCGGTTGTGGGCCAGCCCTCGGTATCGGCGGACTTCATTGATCAGGTGCTGGCTGCCTACGACTCACCAGCGGCGGGCAAGGGACAGGCCCTTTATGCCGATGGCCTGGCTTACCATATTGATCCTGTCTATGCCCTGGCCTTCTTTCTGGAGGAGAGTCGCTTTGGTACGACTGGCGTCGCGCGTGTCACCCGTTCGCTGGGCAATATTCGGGCCCTGCCCGGGCAGGCGAGCTATGCCGGCTATCGGCGCTACGCCAGCTGGGAAGCAGGCTTTACCGACTGGTATCGGCTGATCGCCGATGAATACGTCGCCCGAGGATTGATCACGGTTGATCAGATTGTGCCTGTCTACGCCCCGGCTGCTGACGGTAACGATGTGGCCGCCTATGTTCATACGATAAAACTGGCCGTTGATACCTGGCGCACCGGCAAGCTCCTCGTGTAGGAAAC from Thermogemmatispora onikobensis includes the following:
- a CDS encoding AAA family ATPase; translated protein: MATEKHFEKQTELDKSIDRGLDQFGRFVRHNWFWLLLGGLVLWYFFSAIFPQLSAPSPGALFAYLLQIAFAIFYILIQFIALFWFLGRPRLYWLMPGETGVGFQDYKGNPEVLEQARRIVAILQGIKEFREMGGQPIRGLLLSGPPGTGKSYLAQCISSEAQVPFGYASAASFRNMFWGIDVLIIMRLYRRARKLAREYGACILFLDEIDALGTSRTSQGRTPVPGMGGGLFGFMSTGGSLNQLLMELDPPPVETGWFRKILRVLGLYHGRVQREPVLTIGATNLPESLDPALLRPGRFDRRIHVAPPTDKYRGEVIEYYLQKVKHDPNISISALVYRMAGYTPVEIKHVINEAVIIAYFSGRDEVHYQDIIEAQDIHELGYRRESNLSLLERRRLAYHEAGHAVASYYLLERYLPPFVTIHQRSSLEDAAAFALPRPKETIVTMSKEEILAHIQMMLASRAAEELFLNTQLNGAIGDLQQATALAASYIGLYGMDGTLVSYGSLVPQSAEPGATPTAAPSLSALQERIETVLQSQFKAVKLLLQEHREAVIAVAESLIEREELTPEEVEELINEADAHRVTVQLLPELAPVLGLSQEQTDGDGHVATLAARLPASNGHAADEASTPEATQS
- a CDS encoding ArnT family glycosyltransferase yields the protein MTNEVIVDSRAPMSTTHRPQNAPRRWLCWAGLCLLLALGLGMRLYRLGQPLERDFDEGVYLQSLRAMSHGFALYSQIFYSQPPAFLEAVFPVYALAGQTLWAGRLGIALLSLCGLLGAWLLGKALSGYTGAFVALLLTLTSVSFLNESRVLQADGPSVALSLLAVGLAFHWWQKPAGWRGLILAVLSGAILALSILTKFLVVPALLPAGTLALIRFWHLIRRPQGEALPARSLTFWAPVAGMLAFVLVALLLFVPFIGSFPVMFQSIFSFHTQSSIDFRYTFRTLTLPLLAQGLLTPLTLAGLAGTIVAGLRRDWRVIPLLLWLGGTLIVLLEQRPLFVHHLVALVPPLVGLSALGSPDLAALSRRLRDSSDQQSQRRFSLASSIMVIVLVLTCAGALSQDVLYFLQPPHPVMPMEPLQLVARDLEHFTQPGEMVISDEPLAVALAGRDTPPWLVDPSSVRIHTGYLTLQDLITASQQPQVRAVLFFSSRFRLPEIEEYHNWVAQHFHLVRVYGKDSIGYPQELWVR
- a CDS encoding glucosaminidase domain-containing protein, giving the protein MMRSGRYRRRHSSRGRRKGQESRRPSRRYGRAGSQWQSRWLVLTLAALIVAALLWLLFDPVALEEEGHYAVVGQPSVSADFIDQVLAAYDSPAAGKGQALYADGLAYHIDPVYALAFFLEESRFGTTGVARVTRSLGNIRALPGQASYAGYRRYASWEAGFTDWYRLIADEYVARGLITVDQIVPVYAPAADGNDVAAYVHTIKLAVDTWRTGKLLV